A portion of the Pseudarthrobacter defluvii genome contains these proteins:
- the moeB gene encoding molybdopterin-synthase adenylyltransferase MoeB, with protein sequence MASSFTANVSTLSLDPLVEPAADLSPDEVERYSRHLIIPEIGALGQRRLKNAKVLVIGAGGLGAPALLYLAAAGVGTIGIIDDDVVDLSNLQRQVIHGVGDVGRPKIESARDAIAELNPLVDVRLHNVRLDSSNALELFSGYDLILDGADNFATRYLVNDAAAILGKPYVWGSIFRFDGQVSVFWEKHGPTYRDLYPEAPPAGSVPSCGEGGVFGMLCAAVGSLMVTEAVKLITGVGRSLLGRVALFDALGGSWREIRVSKDPAAEPITELTDYEAFCGITPAAPADTEHTVTATQLATMLASRKAGLKDFELVDVREAGEYDIVRIDGARLIPQGRILAGEAWDELPQDRDIVFHCKAGTRSANVLAAARQAGYQRVSHLDGGILAWVRDVEPEKPVY encoded by the coding sequence ATGGCTTCGTCTTTCACCGCAAATGTTTCAACCCTTTCCCTGGATCCGCTGGTGGAACCGGCTGCGGACCTGAGCCCAGACGAGGTGGAACGGTACTCCCGGCACCTGATCATTCCCGAGATCGGAGCCCTGGGGCAGCGGCGGCTTAAGAACGCCAAGGTCCTGGTGATCGGCGCCGGCGGCCTGGGCGCGCCGGCGCTGCTGTACCTGGCCGCGGCGGGTGTCGGCACCATAGGAATCATCGACGACGACGTGGTGGACCTGAGCAACCTGCAGCGACAGGTCATCCACGGGGTGGGCGACGTGGGACGGCCCAAAATCGAGTCGGCACGCGACGCCATCGCCGAACTGAATCCGCTGGTGGACGTCCGGCTGCACAACGTGCGCCTGGACTCGTCCAACGCTCTTGAGCTGTTCAGCGGATACGACCTCATCCTGGACGGTGCCGACAACTTCGCCACGCGCTACCTGGTCAATGACGCCGCGGCCATCCTGGGCAAGCCCTACGTGTGGGGTTCCATCTTCCGTTTCGACGGCCAGGTCAGCGTGTTCTGGGAGAAACACGGCCCCACCTACCGCGACCTCTACCCGGAGGCCCCGCCCGCAGGTTCCGTCCCCTCCTGTGGTGAGGGCGGCGTGTTCGGCATGCTTTGCGCCGCCGTGGGGTCGCTGATGGTGACCGAAGCGGTGAAGTTAATTACCGGCGTCGGACGTTCCCTGCTGGGCCGTGTGGCGCTCTTTGACGCTCTAGGCGGCAGCTGGCGCGAGATCCGCGTGTCCAAGGACCCTGCGGCGGAACCCATCACCGAACTGACGGACTACGAGGCCTTCTGCGGGATCACGCCGGCAGCGCCGGCCGATACCGAACACACCGTCACCGCCACCCAGCTCGCCACCATGCTCGCCTCGCGGAAAGCCGGGCTCAAGGATTTCGAGCTGGTGGACGTCCGGGAAGCAGGGGAGTACGACATCGTGCGGATCGATGGTGCCAGGCTCATCCCGCAGGGACGTATCCTGGCCGGCGAGGCATGGGACGAACTTCCGCAGGACCGGGACATCGTGTTCCACTGCAAGGCCGGGACCCGGTCCGCCAACGTGCTGGCGGCGGCGCGGCAGGCCGGTTATCAGCGGGTGAGCCACCTCGACGGCGGGATCCTGGCCTGGGTGCGGGACGTGGAACCCGAAAAGCCCGTCTACTAA
- a CDS encoding TetR/AcrR family transcriptional regulator encodes MVPEARADRPPAAEPQTPSRPAGQRSARLPRDERRAQLLAAAQEVFVANGYHGAAMDEIAETAHVSKPVLYQHFPSKRDLYLALLESHLASLTELMLGALNSTTDNDERVQAVMRAYFHFIASDDQAHRLVFESDLINDPDVSSRLETFNRTFADAIARVIAEDTKLPHLEAELLGRGLAGMAQVSARYWLETDGNLDLDVASDLIYRLAWRGISRFPKES; translated from the coding sequence GTGGTCCCTGAAGCACGGGCCGACCGCCCGCCCGCCGCCGAACCGCAAACTCCCTCCCGCCCCGCAGGCCAACGGTCCGCCCGGCTGCCCCGGGATGAGCGCCGCGCCCAACTCCTTGCTGCGGCCCAGGAAGTGTTCGTTGCCAACGGCTACCACGGTGCTGCCATGGACGAGATCGCTGAGACCGCCCATGTGAGCAAACCGGTGCTGTACCAGCACTTTCCTTCCAAACGCGACCTGTACCTCGCCCTGCTGGAAAGCCACCTGGCGTCCCTGACCGAACTGATGCTCGGTGCCCTGAACTCCACCACGGACAACGACGAACGCGTGCAAGCCGTTATGCGGGCGTACTTCCACTTCATTGCCAGCGACGACCAGGCCCACCGGCTGGTCTTCGAATCCGACCTGATCAACGACCCCGACGTCAGCTCCCGGCTGGAAACCTTCAACCGGACCTTCGCCGATGCCATTGCACGGGTCATCGCGGAGGACACCAAGCTCCCCCATCTCGAGGCGGAACTGCTGGGCCGCGGCCTGGCGGGGATGGCGCAGGTCAGTGCCCGGTACTGGCTGGAAACCGACGGCAACCTGGACCTCGATGTGGCGAGCGACCTCATCTACCGTTTAGCTTGGCGCGGAATCTCTCGCTTCCCCAAAGAGTCCTAG
- a CDS encoding DUF3107 domain-containing protein, giving the protein MEIKIGVQNVGREIVLESTQDAETVAKVVGEAISEGNELRLKDDKGRLIIVPGNALAYVEIGAEEVRRVGFGQF; this is encoded by the coding sequence TTGGAAATTAAGATCGGCGTTCAGAACGTTGGCCGCGAAATCGTACTGGAATCGACCCAGGATGCCGAGACGGTGGCCAAGGTTGTCGGCGAGGCCATCAGCGAAGGCAATGAGCTGCGCCTCAAGGATGACAAGGGACGCCTGATCATCGTTCCGGGCAACGCCCTGGCGTACGTTGAAATCGGCGCTGAAGAGGTCCGCCGCGTGGGCTTCGGCCAGTTCTAA